In one Methylocaldum szegediense genomic region, the following are encoded:
- a CDS encoding Maf family protein translates to MYTESPQIILASASPRRRELLDQLGISYDVAPAEIQEQPHPEESPEAYVQRVAAEKSLETWRNSGGRLPVLAADTAVVLDGIILGKPQDFEHALHMLSRLAGREHQVLSAVSLRQGDAHWEALNVSCVTFRPISRKEIEAYWATGEPRDKAGAYAIQGKGAIFVRHLSGSYSGVMGLPLFETAELLKRVGISVLNIPFP, encoded by the coding sequence ATGTACACCGAAAGTCCACAGATCATCTTGGCGTCCGCATCGCCCCGCCGTCGTGAACTGCTGGATCAACTCGGCATCAGCTATGACGTGGCGCCAGCGGAGATTCAAGAGCAACCGCACCCGGAAGAGTCGCCCGAAGCCTACGTCCAACGTGTGGCGGCGGAAAAATCGCTGGAAACCTGGCGCAATAGCGGCGGCAGACTTCCAGTGCTGGCGGCTGATACCGCGGTCGTATTGGACGGAATCATCCTGGGTAAGCCGCAAGATTTCGAGCACGCTTTGCACATGCTCTCACGGCTGGCCGGTCGGGAACATCAGGTCTTGAGCGCCGTTTCGCTGCGACAAGGAGACGCGCATTGGGAAGCCCTGAACGTGAGCTGTGTAACGTTTCGCCCGATAAGCCGAAAAGAAATCGAAGCCTACTGGGCAACCGGCGAACCCCGCGACAAAGCCGGCGCCTACGCCATACAGGGCAAAGGTGCGATCTTCGTCCGGCATCTTTCCGGCAGCTATTCCGGGGTCATGGGCCTCCCGCTTTTCGAGACGGCGGAGCTTTTGAAACGGGTCGGTATCTCGGTCCTGAACATCCCTTTTCCTTAG
- the rlmH gene encoding 23S rRNA (pseudouridine(1915)-N(3))-methyltransferase RlmH: MRIHLVAVGNRMPAWVTDAYSEYAKRLPRECELVLKEIAPGKRGKTVNIARVTEDEGDRMLAALPRDVYVVALDVAGKEWSTPELAEALARWLESGRDVALLVGGPDGLSPACLKRANQRWSLSKLTFPHPIVRIILAEQIYRAWSILQHHPYHR, from the coding sequence ATGCGGATTCATTTGGTGGCGGTCGGTAACCGAATGCCGGCTTGGGTGACTGACGCTTATTCCGAATACGCTAAACGCCTCCCTAGGGAGTGCGAACTGGTGTTGAAGGAAATCGCTCCCGGAAAGCGAGGGAAGACCGTCAATATCGCCCGGGTGACCGAGGATGAAGGGGATCGAATGCTGGCGGCGTTGCCGCGCGACGTGTATGTCGTCGCACTCGATGTGGCTGGAAAGGAATGGAGTACGCCTGAGCTGGCCGAAGCCCTGGCACGCTGGCTCGAAAGTGGACGCGACGTGGCGCTTCTGGTGGGGGGGCCGGATGGGCTTTCGCCGGCCTGCTTGAAACGAGCGAATCAACGATGGAGCTTGTCGAAATTGACGTTTCCTCACCCGATCGTTCGCATCATCCTGGCCGAACAAATCTATCGAGCCTGGAGCATCCTGCAGCATCACCCTTACCATCGCTAG
- the nadA gene encoding quinolinate synthase NadA: protein MSTSALAIQQFALLDDAECEERIIAAKRKLGDRCVILGHHYQRDEVFRHADLTGDSLKLSREASKSSAQYIVFCGVHFMAEVADILSRPEQVSILPDLAAGCSMADMANLAAVERCWSELGQVFDPDEIVTPVTYINSAADLKAFCGRHNGIVCTSSNAQKILEWSFGQRQKVLFFPDQHLGRNTGYRMGIPLDEMVTWDFTKPMGGLTEDEIRRARIILWKGFCSVHQMFRPEHIDRFLERYPDTRVIAHPECCFEVCQKAHCIGSTEYILKTVREAEPNTRWLVGTELNLVNRLAEELRPQGKDVYFMSPTVCMCSTMFRTDPQHLLWVLENLVEGHVVNRIKVPESDARWAKLALNKMLQLA, encoded by the coding sequence ATGTCCACATCCGCTCTTGCCATACAGCAATTCGCCCTATTGGATGACGCCGAGTGTGAGGAAAGAATCATCGCCGCCAAGCGAAAGCTCGGCGATCGTTGCGTGATTCTGGGCCATCACTACCAGCGCGACGAAGTCTTCCGCCACGCCGATCTGACCGGCGATTCGCTCAAGCTGTCCCGCGAAGCCTCCAAATCCAGCGCCCAATACATCGTATTCTGTGGCGTACATTTCATGGCAGAGGTAGCGGACATCTTGTCGCGTCCCGAACAAGTCTCGATTCTGCCCGACCTCGCTGCAGGCTGTTCAATGGCCGACATGGCAAACCTGGCCGCGGTCGAACGGTGTTGGAGTGAACTCGGGCAAGTGTTCGATCCCGACGAGATCGTGACGCCGGTCACTTACATCAATTCGGCGGCCGATCTGAAAGCCTTCTGCGGACGACACAACGGCATCGTCTGCACCTCCAGCAACGCCCAAAAGATCCTCGAGTGGAGCTTCGGTCAGCGGCAAAAGGTGCTGTTCTTCCCCGATCAGCATCTCGGGCGTAATACCGGCTATCGCATGGGCATTCCGCTCGACGAAATGGTGACCTGGGATTTCACTAAGCCCATGGGCGGTCTAACCGAGGACGAAATCCGCCGGGCAAGAATCATCCTCTGGAAAGGCTTCTGCTCGGTGCATCAGATGTTCCGTCCCGAGCACATCGACCGCTTCTTGGAGCGCTACCCGGACACGCGCGTGATCGCCCATCCAGAATGCTGCTTCGAGGTCTGCCAGAAAGCCCATTGCATCGGCTCGACGGAATACATTCTGAAAACCGTGCGCGAAGCGGAGCCGAACACCCGCTGGCTGGTGGGTACGGAGCTCAACTTGGTTAACCGCCTGGCCGAGGAACTCAGGCCGCAGGGCAAAGATGTTTATTTCATGTCCCCTACCGTGTGCATGTGCTCGACGATGTTCCGGACCGACCCGCAGCATCTGCTCTGGGTGCTCGAAAATCTGGTGGAAGGACATGTCGTCAACCGCATCAAGGTGCCGGAGAGCGACGCGCGCTGGGCGAAACTGGCGCTCAACAAGATGCTGCAACTGGCGTGA
- a CDS encoding (2Fe-2S)-binding protein, with amino-acid sequence MTIDYPDQKKDVICRCSGTTTAQIKRLVDKGVNDLESLSRATGACSGCGACDTDIMALLAEYASPVSHDTR; translated from the coding sequence ATGACCATTGACTATCCAGACCAGAAAAAGGATGTGATTTGCCGCTGCAGCGGGACGACGACGGCACAGATTAAGCGACTCGTCGATAAAGGCGTCAACGACCTGGAGAGCCTATCGAGAGCGACTGGTGCGTGTTCCGGCTGCGGGGCCTGCGATACGGATATCATGGCCTTGTTAGCCGAGTATGCTTCGCCTGTTTCGCACGATACCCGCTAG
- a CDS encoding phage Gp37/Gp68 family protein produces MGEHSKIEWTTHTFNPWVGCTKVSPACDHCYAETWAKRSGLVTWGPSQPRRRTSETYWKMPLKWNCEAKATGTRPRVFCASLADVFDNEVPDGWRADLWALIRSTPELDWILVTKRIGNAPRMLPPDWGPLGYPNVWLLITVCNQDEASRDIPKLLTVPARVRGLSVEPLLGAIGLTTLLAGENRRLDWVIVGGESGGHARPMSPDWVRALRDECAALGTAFFFKQWGEWAPVSEGETYPRTARLIDVEGKRLRRAGRKVAGRLLDGCEWNQIPEPRR; encoded by the coding sequence ATGGGGGAACACAGCAAAATCGAGTGGACCACGCACACCTTCAATCCCTGGGTGGGGTGCACGAAGGTAAGCCCGGCCTGTGACCACTGCTACGCCGAGACCTGGGCGAAGCGGAGCGGTCTCGTCACCTGGGGACCCTCCCAGCCACGCCGGAGAACCAGCGAGACTTACTGGAAGATGCCCTTGAAGTGGAATTGCGAGGCCAAGGCAACGGGCACCCGGCCGCGTGTCTTCTGCGCGTCGCTGGCGGACGTGTTCGATAACGAAGTGCCGGACGGCTGGCGCGCCGATCTGTGGGCGCTGATTCGGTCCACGCCCGAGTTGGATTGGATACTCGTAACGAAGCGGATCGGCAATGCCCCTCGGATGCTGCCGCCCGACTGGGGACCGCTCGGTTACCCGAACGTCTGGTTGCTGATCACTGTCTGCAATCAGGACGAGGCCTCCCGTGACATTCCGAAGTTATTGACCGTACCGGCACGGGTTCGTGGCCTGAGCGTCGAGCCACTGCTTGGAGCGATTGGTTTAACGACGCTCTTGGCGGGTGAAAACCGCAGGCTCGACTGGGTCATCGTTGGCGGCGAGTCCGGCGGACATGCCCGGCCGATGTCTCCGGATTGGGTGCGGGCGCTCCGCGACGAATGCGCCGCCTTGGGGACCGCGTTCTTTTTCAAGCAATGGGGCGAATGGGCGCCTGTGTCAGAGGGAGAAACGTATCCGCGCACGGCGCGGCTGATCGATGTCGAGGGCAAACGCCTCCGCCGGGCGGGCAGGAAGGTCGCGGGTCGCCTGCTCGACGGATGCGAATGGAACCAAATCCCGGAGCCGCGCCGATGA
- a CDS encoding DUF4326 domain-containing protein: MKEPTAPYRVQLRRTKGWRMPPNTVKVDRSTRWGNPHPLDAYPREWSVDERRRRAQADFRADLEAGRLSFTVADVRRELRGKNLACWCPLPKPGEPDNCHAAVLLEIAGSDPAPQTSKCPDSRERRGE; this comes from the coding sequence ATGAAGGAACCGACCGCGCCGTACCGGGTGCAACTGCGCCGTACCAAGGGGTGGCGTATGCCGCCGAATACCGTCAAGGTGGATCGCTCGACCCGCTGGGGCAACCCACATCCGCTGGACGCTTACCCTCGAGAGTGGTCAGTCGACGAGCGGCGACGACGTGCGCAGGCGGACTTTCGGGCCGACCTCGAGGCCGGCCGGTTAAGTTTCACCGTCGCCGATGTGCGCCGTGAACTTCGCGGCAAGAACCTTGCGTGCTGGTGTCCGCTGCCGAAGCCCGGAGAACCCGACAACTGCCATGCCGCCGTGCTGCTCGAAATCGCCGGGTCCGATCCTGCGCCTCAAACTTCGAAGTGCCCGGATTCGCGGGAGCGGAGAGGCGAGTAA
- a CDS encoding SOS response-associated peptidase, which yields MCGRFAQYTPPGRLARQFEISETKIRIFDARPRYNVAPTQPVLAVRLDPEGEREMVPLTWGLLPFWAKESKLPYSTINARAETVADKPAYRQPFRKRRCLIPADFFYEWKAEGTGKQPYAIGLQSGEPFALAGLWDRWEGDGQTIESCTIIVTRANTLMATIHDRMPVILPPSAYDVWLDPETPLETVQALLQPFAVEPMRLYPVSRRVNSPKNDDPTLVEPVAQAT from the coding sequence ATGTGCGGACGCTTTGCCCAATACACTCCTCCGGGACGACTCGCGCGGCAGTTCGAGATTTCGGAAACGAAGATCCGGATTTTCGATGCCCGGCCTCGCTATAACGTCGCGCCAACACAGCCCGTCCTAGCTGTGCGGTTGGATCCTGAGGGCGAGCGAGAGATGGTCCCGCTGACCTGGGGACTTCTGCCCTTCTGGGCCAAGGAGTCTAAACTGCCCTACTCCACTATCAACGCGCGGGCGGAAACGGTGGCCGACAAACCCGCTTATCGGCAGCCATTCCGAAAACGCCGCTGCCTGATTCCCGCAGACTTTTTTTACGAATGGAAAGCGGAAGGAACGGGCAAACAACCCTATGCGATTGGCCTTCAATCCGGAGAACCGTTCGCCTTGGCAGGACTATGGGACCGCTGGGAGGGCGATGGACAGACGATCGAATCCTGCACGATCATTGTGACTCGGGCGAATACCCTCATGGCGACGATCCACGACCGCATGCCGGTGATCCTGCCACCGTCCGCCTATGACGTATGGCTTGATCCTGAAACCCCGTTGGAGACCGTCCAGGCTCTCCTACAACCGTTTGCGGTCGAACCCATGCGGCTTTATCCCGTAAGCCGGCGGGTGAACAGCCCGAAGAACGACGATCCCACGCTGGTAGAGCCGGTTGCCCAGGCGACCTGA
- the selB gene encoding selenocysteine-specific translation elongation factor codes for MIVGTAGHIDHGKTALVKALTGVDADRLVEEKARGMTIDLGYAYTPMANGDILGFVDVPGHEKFIHNMLAGATGIDFALLVVAADDGPMPQTLEHLQILDLLGIRNGAVALTKTDLVDPGRIAQVAEEIRTLLGGTGLEGCPLFPVSTVTGEGVAKLRAHLEAAAASLDTRTIRGGFRLAVDRCFTIAGAGTVVTGTVFSGRVAVGDRLLLSPSGRPVRVRGIHAQNRPAEEGLAGQRCALNLADVEKREVQRGDWVLAPELHLPTTRLDVRLTLLASETRPLKHWTPVHVHLGAIHATARVALLQDAPLEPGGNALAQLVLDKPTCAVNGDRCILRDASARRTLAGGRVLDAQPPVRGRRTAQRLEILSAWEQAEPQAMLRTMLSISPNGVDLQGFAANANLTAAELDDLCRNLELRRVAGTKPIAFAPEYWSRLKQAVIETLKKEHEDVPDSLGLNSEQLRLRTAPRLERAVFAQLLAELLEEGLCARDGSWWHLPGHEITLSEADEQLWQRISPLLLERPFQPPRVRDIARAESLDETAVRKLLMQAARMGRVYRVAHDHYFDRTAVATLADIVRGLARETPDGTIKAATFRDRIGTGRKLAIHILEYFDRVGLTRRLRDTHVLRNGGLQF; via the coding sequence ATGATTGTAGGCACCGCCGGCCACATCGACCACGGTAAAACCGCCCTGGTCAAGGCACTTACCGGGGTGGATGCCGACCGCCTCGTGGAAGAGAAGGCGCGCGGCATGACCATAGACCTGGGCTATGCCTACACGCCGATGGCCAACGGGGACATTCTCGGCTTCGTGGATGTGCCGGGCCACGAAAAATTCATTCACAACATGCTGGCAGGGGCGACCGGGATCGATTTCGCCCTGTTGGTCGTCGCGGCGGACGACGGCCCCATGCCGCAAACCCTGGAGCATCTCCAAATTCTCGACCTGCTCGGCATCCGAAACGGTGCCGTCGCCTTGACCAAGACCGATCTCGTCGACCCGGGTCGCATCGCCCAGGTTGCCGAGGAAATCCGGACTCTGCTTGGTGGCACCGGACTCGAAGGCTGCCCGTTGTTTCCCGTCTCCACAGTCACGGGAGAGGGGGTAGCCAAGCTACGAGCCCATCTGGAGGCTGCTGCCGCGAGTCTCGATACAAGAACCATCCGCGGCGGTTTTCGACTCGCGGTCGATCGCTGTTTCACCATAGCGGGTGCGGGCACGGTAGTCACGGGTACCGTCTTCTCCGGTCGAGTCGCGGTGGGTGACAGGTTGCTTCTTTCGCCTTCGGGCCGCCCAGTCCGGGTACGCGGCATTCACGCACAGAACCGCCCGGCCGAAGAGGGGTTGGCAGGGCAACGCTGCGCGCTCAATCTGGCCGACGTGGAAAAACGCGAAGTGCAGCGGGGCGATTGGGTATTGGCACCGGAACTCCATCTGCCGACGACCCGCCTCGACGTACGGCTCACGCTGCTCGCCAGCGAAACCAGGCCGTTGAAGCATTGGACGCCGGTGCACGTCCATCTCGGCGCTATCCACGCCACCGCGCGGGTCGCCTTGCTGCAGGACGCTCCTTTGGAGCCGGGTGGCAACGCTCTCGCCCAATTGGTTCTGGACAAACCCACCTGCGCCGTCAACGGCGATCGTTGCATTCTCCGCGACGCCTCCGCGCGGCGCACACTCGCCGGCGGACGGGTTCTGGATGCCCAGCCGCCAGTGCGTGGCCGCCGTACGGCACAGCGCTTGGAGATCTTATCAGCCTGGGAGCAAGCCGAACCGCAGGCGATGTTGCGGACAATGCTCTCCATTTCGCCCAACGGGGTCGACCTGCAGGGATTCGCCGCCAACGCCAACCTGACAGCGGCTGAACTGGACGATCTTTGCCGAAATCTAGAACTCCGGCGCGTTGCAGGAACAAAGCCGATCGCCTTCGCGCCAGAATACTGGAGCCGGCTTAAACAGGCGGTAATCGAAACGCTCAAGAAAGAGCACGAAGACGTGCCCGACTCGCTAGGTCTCAACTCCGAGCAACTGCGCCTTCGTACCGCACCACGGCTGGAACGGGCAGTTTTCGCACAGCTCTTGGCCGAACTGCTCGAAGAAGGGCTGTGTGCGCGGGACGGTTCCTGGTGGCACCTGCCGGGCCACGAAATCACCCTTTCCGAAGCGGACGAACAGCTATGGCAGCGAATTTCGCCCCTGCTCCTGGAACGTCCTTTCCAGCCGCCCCGGGTGCGCGATATTGCTCGCGCGGAATCCCTGGACGAAACAGCGGTGCGGAAGCTTCTGATGCAGGCGGCGCGCATGGGCCGGGTTTACCGTGTCGCGCACGATCACTATTTCGACCGAACGGCCGTCGCCACCCTGGCCGATATCGTCCGCGGCCTTGCCCGGGAAACCCCCGACGGCACGATAAAGGCCGCGACATTCCGCGACCGCATCGGCACCGGCCGAAAGCTCGCCATCCATATCCTGGAATACTTCGATCGAGTCGGCCTGACCCGCCGCCTGCGCGATACGCACGTGCTGCGCAACGGCGGGTTGCAATTTTGA
- the selA gene encoding L-seryl-tRNA(Sec) selenium transferase, which yields MSLPDNPYTRLPSVDSLLAHPDIAGLKERYGHTTVVAAVRAVLAERREALKAQPDSVPDTMRLVADCRKRLEAEFAPSLRPVFNLTGTVLHTNLGRALLAESAIDAVLAVLARPSNLEYELTSARRGDRDDHIDGLIRELTGAEAATVVNNNAAAVFLLLNTLAMRKEVIVSRGELIEIGGAFRIPDIMSRAGAKLREVGTTNRTHLKDYVEALNPHTALIMKVHRSNYAIMGFTATVPEEQLAELAHKNGLPFVEDLGSGTLIDLTAYGLPKEPTPQQALAKGTDLVCFSGDKLLGGPQAGILVGRKELIAKIKRNPLKRALRVDKMTLAALEATLRLYRSPELLGRQLPTLRLLTRTEEEIRTLAQRILPMVQAAVNTHAEVSIESCRSQIGSGSLPVDLLPSACLVLKPKGRGGGRALNRLAQAFRELPIPVIGRLEDGALRFDLRCLEDEAGFTDQLAFLRL from the coding sequence ATGTCTCTCCCCGACAATCCGTACACCCGTTTACCTTCCGTGGACAGCCTATTGGCACATCCCGATATCGCCGGTTTGAAGGAGCGCTACGGGCACACCACCGTGGTCGCCGCGGTACGGGCTGTGCTGGCCGAGCGGCGCGAGGCGTTGAAAGCGCAGCCCGATTCGGTGCCGGATACGATGCGTCTCGTGGCCGATTGCCGGAAACGCCTGGAAGCCGAGTTCGCGCCCTCGTTGCGTCCCGTATTCAATCTCACCGGCACGGTGTTGCACACCAACCTGGGGCGAGCCTTGCTGGCAGAATCGGCGATCGATGCGGTGTTGGCGGTGCTGGCCCGGCCGAGCAATCTGGAATATGAGCTTACCAGCGCCCGCCGGGGCGATCGCGACGACCATATCGATGGCCTGATTCGCGAGCTGACCGGGGCCGAAGCTGCGACAGTGGTCAACAACAACGCGGCAGCGGTCTTTCTTCTGCTCAATACGCTCGCGATGCGCAAAGAAGTGATCGTGTCTCGTGGAGAGCTGATCGAGATCGGCGGTGCATTCCGCATTCCCGACATCATGTCACGGGCCGGGGCGAAACTGCGCGAAGTGGGCACCACCAACCGTACTCACCTGAAGGACTACGTCGAAGCGTTGAATCCGCACACGGCCTTGATCATGAAGGTGCATCGCAGCAATTACGCCATCATGGGCTTCACCGCCACGGTGCCGGAGGAACAGTTGGCGGAACTCGCCCACAAAAACGGTTTGCCTTTTGTCGAAGACCTGGGCAGCGGCACGCTAATCGATCTTACAGCCTATGGCTTGCCCAAGGAGCCAACTCCGCAGCAAGCTCTAGCCAAAGGCACCGATCTGGTGTGTTTCAGCGGCGACAAACTATTGGGGGGGCCGCAGGCCGGGATACTGGTCGGCCGCAAAGAGTTGATCGCCAAGATCAAGCGCAATCCGCTCAAACGCGCTCTGCGGGTGGACAAGATGACCCTGGCCGCGCTGGAAGCCACACTCAGGCTTTACCGGAGTCCGGAATTGTTGGGCCGGCAGCTGCCGACCCTGCGTCTATTGACGCGGACGGAGGAAGAGATACGAACGCTGGCGCAGCGCATCCTGCCGATGGTGCAGGCTGCCGTGAACACGCACGCCGAGGTGTCCATCGAATCCTGCCGCAGCCAAATCGGCAGCGGTTCCCTGCCCGTGGACCTCCTGCCGAGTGCCTGCCTCGTGCTCAAGCCGAAGGGGAGGGGAGGCGGACGTGCCTTGAACCGTCTGGCCCAAGCGTTTCGCGAGCTGCCGATTCCGGTTATTGGTCGGTTGGAGGACGGCGCTCTGCGCTTTGATCTTCGCTGTCTGGAGGATGAAGCGGGATTTACCGACCAGTTGGCCTTTTTGAGACTTTAG
- a CDS encoding IS630 family transposase, with protein MSQAYSIDLRQRVISACDEGQSASAVAARFSVSVSFIEKLKRQRRERGTLAPKPHAGGGRPLLAEYDEAIRAYLNAKPDTTLAELREVLEVKVQLSTLWYHLDRLGLTFKKTLRAGEQDREDVRLARAHWQAEQGTLNAAQLVFIDETFVTTAMTRRYGWGPRGERVIGTVPQGQRQTITFVAALRQEGVTAPMITEGPMNGELFLAYVPEFICPTLVLGNVVIWDNLSSHQVKGVREAIEACGAKVMPLPPYSPDFNPIEQVFAKFKARLRQASQRTLDAVATTMGTLLSQFTPGECVNDFRNAGYAV; from the coding sequence ATGAGCCAAGCCTATTCCATCGACCTTCGCCAGCGCGTGATCAGCGCTTGTGATGAGGGACAGAGTGCGTCAGCCGTCGCTGCACGGTTTTCGGTGAGTGTGTCGTTCATCGAGAAACTCAAACGCCAGCGGCGCGAACGCGGGACGCTGGCACCCAAGCCTCATGCGGGCGGCGGTCGGCCGCTTTTGGCCGAATACGACGAGGCGATACGCGCCTACCTGAACGCTAAACCCGACACCACCTTAGCGGAACTGCGTGAGGTCTTGGAGGTGAAGGTTCAACTCTCAACCCTTTGGTACCACCTTGACCGCTTGGGCCTGACCTTCAAAAAAACGCTCCGGGCGGGCGAACAAGACCGAGAGGATGTCCGCCTCGCCCGTGCTCACTGGCAAGCCGAACAAGGGACTCTGAACGCGGCTCAGCTCGTGTTCATCGATGAAACCTTTGTCACCACGGCGATGACTCGGCGGTATGGCTGGGGGCCTCGAGGCGAACGGGTCATTGGAACGGTTCCGCAGGGACAGAGGCAGACGATCACCTTCGTGGCGGCTTTACGCCAGGAGGGGGTGACGGCCCCCATGATCACCGAAGGGCCTATGAACGGCGAGTTATTCTTGGCGTATGTGCCGGAATTTATCTGTCCGACGTTGGTTCTGGGGAATGTGGTCATCTGGGACAATCTGTCCTCCCATCAGGTGAAGGGGGTTCGCGAAGCGATTGAAGCCTGTGGAGCCAAAGTGATGCCTTTGCCGCCTTATAGCCCCGACTTCAATCCCATCGAACAAGTCTTCGCGAAGTTCAAAGCACGGCTTCGCCAGGCGAGTCAACGCACCCTCGACGCGGTTGCGACCACGATGGGAACGCTCTTGAGCCAGTTCACGCCAGGAGAGTGCGTCAATGATTTCCGCAACGCTGGTTATGCCGTATAA
- the fdhE gene encoding formate dehydrogenase accessory protein FdhE — MPKGSQSLGAPPLLRLPPRQSPFAKRAARFRRLAESHASLAGYLALMADLVEVQHDLWERFLQTPLPDSHIIRRPLDNQQVPAWREALRLIAERLGAGSEPVAALCERIRQATDEELESWATCLLSANFQGIDPGLAPFVAAALQVSWSSFAARLDQDRVRTIECGYRCPICGSWLVASMLQTGGSVHGLRYVCCSLCSTEWNRPRIHCIHCGSSKDVSYFGLEGAGEAVKAEACAGCKTYVKLMNREKEPFVDPFADDLATLGLDILMVEEGYQRLGFNLLLIPGS, encoded by the coding sequence ATGCCAAAAGGCAGTCAGAGCTTAGGGGCTCCGCCACTATTGCGCTTGCCGCCCCGGCAGTCGCCATTCGCCAAGCGGGCGGCGCGTTTTCGGCGACTTGCCGAAAGCCATGCGAGCTTGGCCGGCTACCTGGCATTGATGGCCGATCTGGTCGAGGTTCAGCACGATCTGTGGGAACGGTTTCTTCAGACGCCGTTGCCGGATTCTCACATCATCAGGCGACCGCTGGATAATCAACAGGTACCTGCTTGGCGTGAAGCGCTACGGCTCATTGCCGAACGTCTCGGTGCCGGATCGGAGCCGGTCGCTGCGCTGTGCGAGCGGATCCGGCAGGCGACGGACGAGGAACTCGAGAGCTGGGCGACCTGTTTACTCAGCGCCAACTTCCAGGGCATTGATCCTGGGCTCGCCCCTTTCGTGGCCGCCGCTTTGCAAGTGAGTTGGTCATCGTTTGCCGCTCGCCTGGATCAGGATAGGGTCAGGACAATCGAATGCGGGTATCGCTGCCCGATCTGCGGCTCATGGCTAGTGGCAAGCATGCTGCAGACCGGCGGCTCCGTGCACGGCCTCCGCTATGTCTGTTGCAGCCTGTGCTCCACCGAATGGAACCGGCCCCGCATCCATTGCATACACTGCGGATCCAGCAAGGACGTGTCCTATTTCGGCCTCGAAGGAGCAGGGGAGGCCGTCAAGGCGGAAGCCTGCGCCGGCTGCAAGACCTACGTGAAGCTCATGAACCGGGAGAAGGAGCCATTCGTCGACCCCTTCGCCGACGATCTCGCCACCCTGGGTCTCGATATCCTGATGGTCGAGGAAGGCTACCAGCGCCTGGGATTCAATCTGCTGCTGATACCCGGCAGCTAG
- a CDS encoding formate dehydrogenase subunit gamma: MNTQHGPKLIDRYSPSERLNHWITAITFLMLAFSGLALFHPSMFWFTQFFGGPTWTRILHPYIGLVMFVSFSLLALKFWHHNLLTRNDIVWLRRIGDVVRNREEGLPEVDRYNAGQKLLFWTMIGTISVLLLTGIVIWRPWFAHYFPIDIVRLALLLHAVCAFIIICSIIVHIYAALWIKGTLGAMVRGTVTRAWARKHHPGWYKQVTEGEKH; the protein is encoded by the coding sequence ATGAACACCCAGCACGGCCCGAAACTGATCGACCGCTACAGCCCTTCGGAACGGCTAAACCATTGGATCACGGCGATCACCTTCCTCATGCTTGCCTTCTCCGGGCTGGCGCTGTTCCATCCGTCGATGTTCTGGTTCACCCAGTTCTTCGGCGGTCCCACCTGGACGCGCATCCTGCATCCCTACATCGGCCTCGTGATGTTCGTCTCCTTTTCATTGTTGGCCCTCAAGTTCTGGCACCACAACCTTCTGACCCGCAACGATATCGTCTGGCTTCGTCGCATCGGCGACGTGGTGCGGAACCGCGAGGAAGGGCTGCCGGAAGTGGACCGCTATAACGCCGGCCAGAAACTGTTGTTCTGGACCATGATCGGTACCATCTCCGTCCTTCTGCTGACCGGCATCGTCATCTGGCGACCTTGGTTCGCTCACTACTTCCCCATCGATATCGTGCGCCTAGCGCTACTGCTACACGCCGTCTGCGCCTTCATCATCATTTGCAGCATCATCGTTCATATCTATGCTGCGCTGTGGATCAAAGGGACCCTCGGTGCCATGGTACGCGGAACCGTCACCCGCGCTTGGGCGCGCAAACATCATCCCGGATGGTACAAGCAGGTGACCGAGGGAGAGAAACATTGA